The following proteins are co-located in the Micromonospora coriariae genome:
- a CDS encoding TetR/AcrR family transcriptional regulator has product MPELTDGVGGRRAAPAPPPKPTSRVRMSAAQRREQLIATGRQLFAERGFDATSIEEVAARAKVSKPVVYEHFGGKEGLYAVVVDREVRALLDRITTALTAGHPRELLEQAAMALLGYIEEETSGFRVLIRESPVMSATGNFSSVMNDVAHQVEHILGAEFKSRGYDPKLAELYSQALVGMVALTGSWWLEVRKPRKETVAAHLVNLAWNGLSHLEAKPTLITARRR; this is encoded by the coding sequence ATGCCTGAGCTCACCGACGGAGTGGGGGGCCGGCGTGCTGCGCCGGCTCCACCACCCAAACCCACCTCACGGGTCCGCATGTCAGCGGCCCAGCGGCGGGAGCAGTTGATTGCGACCGGCCGGCAACTCTTCGCCGAGCGCGGTTTCGACGCCACCTCCATCGAGGAGGTGGCGGCCCGCGCCAAGGTCTCCAAGCCGGTGGTGTACGAGCACTTCGGCGGCAAGGAGGGGCTCTACGCGGTGGTGGTGGACCGGGAGGTCCGGGCACTGCTCGACCGGATCACCACGGCCTTGACCGCCGGGCACCCGCGGGAGTTGCTCGAGCAGGCGGCGATGGCCCTGCTGGGCTACATCGAAGAGGAGACCAGCGGGTTCCGGGTGCTGATCCGCGAATCGCCTGTGATGTCCGCGACGGGCAACTTCAGCAGCGTGATGAACGACGTGGCACACCAGGTCGAGCACATCCTGGGTGCCGAGTTCAAGAGCCGCGGGTACGACCCGAAGCTGGCCGAGCTGTACTCCCAGGCGCTGGTGGGCATGGTCGCGCTGACCGGCAGTTGGTGGCTGGAGGTGCGCAAGCCGCGTAAGGAGACGGTGGCGGCGCACCTGGTCAACCTGGCGTGGAACGGGTTGTCCCACCTGGAGGCGAAGCCGACGCTGATCACCGCCCGCCGCCGCTGA
- a CDS encoding DUF4383 domain-containing protein: MAHFPVNHPARPLYRVLAGLIGVYILVFGVWGVVQTIGEPLFGRDSNWVLGLRTNLAFSLASVVFGVVLIIGASRRTNLGHYMNLTAGVVFLVTSILMMSVLQTDANFLNFSMSTVIVSMLFGLILLGTGLYDKVGPEDHAEAERRNRSHPVAEVHTRR, translated from the coding sequence ATGGCGCACTTTCCGGTGAACCATCCGGCACGGCCGCTCTACCGGGTCCTCGCCGGCCTGATCGGCGTCTACATCCTGGTCTTCGGCGTCTGGGGCGTCGTCCAGACGATCGGCGAGCCGCTCTTCGGCCGGGACAGCAACTGGGTGCTCGGGCTGCGCACCAACCTGGCCTTCTCGCTCGCCTCGGTGGTCTTCGGAGTCGTTCTGATCATCGGGGCGTCCCGGCGCACCAACCTCGGCCACTACATGAATCTCACGGCCGGCGTGGTGTTCCTGGTGACCAGCATCCTGATGATGTCCGTGCTGCAGACCGACGCGAACTTCCTCAACTTCTCGATGTCGACCGTGATCGTGTCGATGCTGTTCGGCCTGATCCTGCTCGGCACCGGCCTGTACGACAAGGTCGGCCCCGAGGACCACGCCGAGGCGGAACGCCGCAACCGCAGTCACCCGGTGGCCGAGGTGCACACCCGCCGCTGA
- a CDS encoding ribose-phosphate diphosphokinase — translation MGSIVAENRKSLMLFSGRGFPELAKEIGEVLGVAPTPADAYEFANGEIFVRFKDSVRGSDAFVVQSVTHGVNTWVMETLIMVDALKRGSAKRITVVLPFYPYARQDKKHRGREPISARLVADLLKTAGANRILTVDLHTAQIQGFFDGPVDHLFAMDILAEYVEHKYAGRPMTVVAPDSGRVRVAERWTDRLGGCPLAFIHKTRDPMKPNQVVANRVVGDVEGRVCLIVDDMIDTGGTIARAADILKESGAAEIVVASTHALLSDPATERLKNSPISEIVVTNTLPLPPEKQLDKLTVLSIAPLLARAIREVFDDGSVTTLFGGLS, via the coding sequence ATGGGCAGCATCGTCGCCGAAAACCGCAAAAGCCTGATGCTCTTCTCCGGACGTGGTTTTCCGGAGCTGGCCAAGGAGATCGGCGAGGTGCTCGGCGTCGCGCCGACGCCCGCCGACGCGTACGAGTTCGCCAACGGCGAGATTTTCGTACGGTTCAAGGACTCGGTCCGTGGTTCGGACGCCTTCGTGGTGCAGTCCGTGACGCACGGGGTGAACACCTGGGTCATGGAGACCCTGATCATGGTGGACGCGCTGAAGCGGGGGTCGGCCAAGCGGATCACCGTGGTGCTGCCGTTCTACCCGTACGCGCGGCAGGACAAGAAGCACCGGGGTCGGGAGCCGATCTCGGCCCGGCTGGTGGCGGACCTGCTGAAGACGGCCGGCGCGAACCGGATCCTCACCGTCGACCTGCACACCGCGCAGATCCAGGGCTTCTTCGACGGTCCGGTCGACCACCTCTTCGCGATGGACATCCTGGCCGAGTACGTGGAGCACAAGTACGCCGGCCGGCCGATGACAGTGGTCGCACCCGATTCGGGTCGGGTGCGGGTGGCCGAGCGGTGGACCGACCGGCTGGGCGGTTGCCCGCTGGCGTTCATCCACAAGACCCGTGACCCGATGAAGCCGAACCAGGTGGTGGCGAACCGGGTGGTCGGCGACGTCGAGGGTCGGGTCTGCCTGATCGTCGACGACATGATCGACACCGGTGGCACGATCGCCAGGGCGGCGGACATCCTCAAGGAGTCGGGCGCGGCGGAGATCGTGGTGGCCTCGACCCACGCGCTGCTGTCCGACCCGGCGACCGAGCGGCTGAAGAACAGCCCGATCAGCGAGATCGTGGTGACCAACACGCTGCCGTTGCCGCCCGAGAAGCAGCTGGACAAGCTGACCGTGCTGTCGATCGCGCCGCTGCTGGCGCGGGCGATCCGCGAGGTCTTCGACGACGGTTCGGTGACCACCCTCTTCGGTGGCCTGAGCTGA
- the glmU gene encoding bifunctional UDP-N-acetylglucosamine diphosphorylase/glucosamine-1-phosphate N-acetyltransferase GlmU, with amino-acid sequence MVPQPHLRTVVVLAAGEGKRMKSTLPKVLHPLLGRTLLGHVLSAAAPLAADRTVVVVGHGADQVRGHLSEVAPDATPVLQAEQLGTGHAVRIALDAVPEGAGTVVVINGDVPLLRPETVGSLVAAHEEAAAAATVLAAEVPDPTGLGRIVRDADGRLEQIVEERDADATQRAIREINAGIYAFDAVRLRAALGKLSTDNDQGEEYLTDVFGLLRSAGEPVAVHVAVDHVETLGCNDRVELATLRRLLRDRVNEAWMRTGVSLLDPATTWIDVTVALDRDAVIDQNTQLRGGTVVGTGALVGPDVTLIDTVVGAGATVLRSHAVGAEVGPGASVGPYAYLRPDARLAEKAKVGTFVEVKNSEVGPGAKVPHLSYVGDATIGAKANIGAATIFVNYDGVNKHRTIVGEGAFVGCDTSLIAPVEVGAGAYVAAGSAIGQDVPPGALGVTRAPQRNIEGWVARKRPGTVSAAAAERALRAAEDASGVAGAASDSEATHGQAETVGGASGTGDTATE; translated from the coding sequence ATCGTGCCCCAACCCCACCTTCGTACCGTCGTCGTGCTCGCCGCCGGTGAGGGCAAGCGGATGAAGTCGACACTGCCCAAGGTGCTGCACCCCCTGCTCGGCCGGACCCTGCTCGGTCACGTGCTGAGCGCCGCCGCGCCGCTGGCCGCGGACCGCACAGTCGTCGTGGTGGGGCACGGCGCCGACCAGGTCCGGGGACACCTGTCCGAGGTCGCCCCGGACGCCACGCCGGTGCTTCAGGCAGAGCAGCTCGGCACCGGGCACGCCGTCCGGATCGCGCTGGACGCCGTGCCGGAGGGCGCCGGCACCGTCGTGGTGATCAACGGGGACGTGCCGTTGCTGCGGCCGGAGACGGTGGGCTCGCTGGTGGCCGCGCACGAGGAGGCCGCCGCTGCGGCCACCGTGCTGGCGGCCGAGGTGCCCGACCCGACCGGGCTGGGCCGGATCGTCCGGGACGCCGACGGCCGGCTGGAGCAGATCGTCGAGGAGCGCGACGCCGACGCGACGCAGCGCGCGATCCGGGAGATCAATGCCGGCATCTACGCGTTCGACGCGGTGCGGCTGCGCGCCGCGCTGGGCAAGCTCTCCACCGACAACGACCAGGGTGAGGAATACCTGACCGACGTCTTCGGCCTGCTCCGTTCGGCCGGCGAGCCGGTCGCGGTGCACGTGGCCGTGGACCACGTCGAGACGTTGGGCTGCAACGACCGGGTGGAGCTGGCGACGCTGCGCCGGCTGCTGCGCGACCGGGTCAACGAGGCGTGGATGCGCACCGGCGTGAGCCTGCTCGACCCGGCGACCACCTGGATCGACGTGACGGTCGCCCTGGACCGCGACGCGGTGATCGACCAGAACACCCAGCTGCGCGGCGGCACGGTGGTGGGCACCGGCGCCTTGGTCGGCCCGGACGTGACGCTGATCGACACGGTGGTCGGCGCGGGCGCGACAGTGCTGCGCAGCCACGCGGTCGGCGCCGAGGTCGGGCCGGGCGCCAGCGTCGGGCCGTACGCGTACCTGCGCCCGGACGCGCGGCTGGCGGAGAAGGCCAAGGTCGGCACGTTCGTCGAGGTGAAGAACTCCGAGGTCGGCCCGGGTGCGAAGGTGCCGCACCTGTCGTACGTGGGTGACGCGACGATCGGCGCGAAGGCGAACATCGGCGCGGCGACGATCTTCGTCAACTACGACGGGGTGAACAAGCACCGGACGATCGTCGGCGAGGGTGCGTTCGTCGGCTGCGACACGAGCCTGATCGCGCCGGTCGAGGTGGGCGCCGGTGCGTACGTGGCGGCGGGCAGCGCGATCGGCCAGGATGTGCCGCCGGGCGCGCTCGGGGTGACCCGCGCGCCGCAGCGCAACATCGAGGGCTGGGTGGCACGCAAACGCCCCGGAACGGTCTCCGCGGCGGCGGCCGAGCGTGCGCTGCGGGCTGCCGAGGATGCGTCGGGAGTGGCCGGCGCCGCAAGCGACAGTGAGGCAACGCACGGGCAGGCCGAGACGGTGGGCGGCGCCTCCGGCACGGGAGATACTGCAACCGAATAG
- the pth gene encoding aminoacyl-tRNA hydrolase yields the protein MTDEAGPWLVVGLGNPGREYAGNRHNVGFMVADLLARRIGARFGRHKRAVAEVAEGRLGFGGPKLVLVKPLTYMNLSGGPVAALAQFYKVPPAQVIAMHDELDIGYGQVRVKCGGGEGGHNGLRSMSKSLGTKEYVRVRFGVGRPPGRQDPADYVLSDFGAAERKELDFLVDRAADVVESVIVKGVEPTQNLYHGG from the coding sequence GTGACGGACGAGGCAGGGCCGTGGCTGGTGGTCGGCCTGGGAAACCCGGGTCGGGAGTACGCCGGCAACCGGCACAATGTCGGGTTCATGGTGGCGGACCTGCTGGCCCGGCGGATCGGCGCTCGGTTCGGCCGGCACAAGCGGGCGGTCGCCGAGGTGGCCGAGGGGCGACTCGGATTCGGCGGGCCGAAGCTCGTGCTGGTCAAGCCGTTGACGTACATGAATCTGTCAGGTGGGCCGGTGGCGGCGCTGGCGCAGTTCTACAAGGTGCCGCCGGCGCAGGTGATCGCGATGCACGACGAGCTGGACATCGGGTACGGCCAGGTGCGGGTCAAGTGCGGTGGCGGCGAGGGTGGGCACAACGGCCTGCGCTCGATGTCGAAGTCGCTGGGCACCAAGGAGTACGTCCGGGTGCGGTTCGGCGTCGGCCGGCCGCCGGGGCGGCAGGACCCGGCGGATTACGTGCTGTCGGATTTCGGCGCGGCGGAGCGCAAGGAGTTGGATTTCCTGGTGGACCGGGCTGCCGACGTGGTGGAGTCGGTGATCGTCAAGGGCGTGGAGCCGACGCAGAACCTCTACCACGGCGGCTGA
- a CDS encoding 4-(cytidine 5'-diphospho)-2-C-methyl-D-erythritol kinase, translating into MTEAWRPDDEDERRGAVGPVRVRVPAKVNLHLGVGPLRRDGYHELNTVYHAISIYDELTARRGDTLALTMEGEGTGELALDDSNLVIRAAHALAGYAGVPPHARLHLRKQIPLAGGLAGGSADAAAALVACDALWGTGLSRDELAGIAADLGSDVPFLIYGGTALGTGRGEAVSPVLVRPTSWHWVVAIADVGLSTPAAYRELDRLRDAGTAGAPLGSTDALLGALRQRDPRVLARTLGNDLQDAALAMRPALADTLKAGEAAGALAGIVSGSGPTCVFLAAGAPDAERIAAELTAGGVCREARVAHGPVAGARVG; encoded by the coding sequence GTGACCGAGGCCTGGCGACCGGACGACGAGGACGAGCGACGTGGGGCCGTCGGCCCGGTGCGGGTGCGGGTGCCCGCGAAGGTCAACCTGCACCTCGGGGTGGGCCCGCTGCGCCGCGACGGCTACCACGAGCTGAACACCGTCTACCACGCGATCTCCATCTACGACGAGTTGACCGCCCGTCGGGGCGACACGCTCGCCCTGACCATGGAGGGCGAGGGCACCGGCGAGCTGGCGCTCGACGACAGCAACCTGGTGATCCGCGCCGCGCACGCCCTGGCCGGGTACGCCGGGGTGCCGCCGCACGCACGGCTGCACCTGCGCAAGCAGATCCCGCTCGCCGGCGGGCTGGCCGGCGGCAGCGCCGACGCGGCCGCCGCGCTGGTGGCCTGCGACGCGCTCTGGGGCACCGGGCTGTCCCGCGACGAGCTGGCCGGGATCGCCGCCGACCTCGGCTCCGACGTGCCGTTCCTGATCTACGGTGGCACCGCGCTGGGCACCGGCCGGGGTGAGGCGGTCAGCCCCGTGCTGGTCCGCCCCACCTCCTGGCACTGGGTGGTCGCCATCGCCGACGTCGGCCTGTCCACCCCGGCCGCCTACCGCGAGTTGGACAGGCTCCGCGACGCCGGCACCGCCGGTGCCCCGCTGGGCAGCACCGACGCGCTGCTGGGCGCGCTGCGCCAGCGTGACCCCCGGGTGCTCGCCCGCACGCTCGGCAACGACCTCCAGGACGCGGCGCTGGCCATGCGCCCGGCGCTGGCCGACACCCTCAAGGCCGGCGAGGCGGCCGGTGCGCTCGCCGGCATCGTCTCCGGCTCCGGCCCGACCTGTGTCTTCCTCGCCGCCGGCGCGCCGGACGCCGAGCGGATCGCCGCCGAGCTGACCGCCGGGGGTGTGTGCCGGGAGGCCCGGGTCGCGCACGGCCCGGTCGCCGGCGCACGCGTCGGCTGA
- a CDS encoding ABC-F family ATP-binding cassette domain-containing protein, giving the protein MANIVNLDRVSKGYGAAGPLLTDVSLGLDDADRIGVVGLNGAGKSTLLRLLTKQEDPDDGRATHRRDLRVLWLPQQLTLAPEATVRDVVLGTAWLGQSMGAEHEWAGDAGVRAILDGLGMPHLGLDQPVGPMSGGERRRVALAALLVRDSDLLILDEPTNHLDVGGVDWLARHLVGRKGALVVVTHDRWFLDAVCTTTWEVADQTVRAYEGGFAAWTLARAERERVAAATEARRQNLLRKEIAWLRRGPPARTSKPQFRIDAANALIADVPPARDTMSLQRMATSRLGKQVYDLENVELHAGPKEILRDVTWLVGPGDRIAILGANGAGKTTLLRMLAGITRPDGGRLGTGSTVRPAFLSQELAELPGHLRVLEAVEEVARRVQLGDREVSAAQLAEVFGFDDRRLWTPVSDLSGGERRRLQMLRLLAGEPNVLLFDEPTNDLDTDTLAALEDLLDSWPGTIIVASHDRYLIERVTDTAYGMFGDGRLVHLPGGVDEYLARTAERAGPSRAGTTPGTGPAAAPGGTSATGMSAAEVRQARKELTRLERQLGKLDQREATLLGQLAADATDYARVAELDTQLKDLRAERERIEETWMTLAEDLPES; this is encoded by the coding sequence GTGGCCAACATCGTCAACCTGGACCGGGTGTCCAAGGGGTACGGGGCCGCCGGGCCGCTGCTCACGGACGTCTCGCTCGGCTTGGACGACGCCGACCGGATCGGCGTGGTCGGCCTCAACGGCGCTGGCAAGTCCACCCTGCTGCGGCTGCTCACCAAGCAGGAGGATCCCGACGACGGCCGGGCCACCCACCGCCGCGACCTGCGGGTGCTCTGGCTGCCGCAGCAGCTCACCCTCGCCCCCGAGGCCACCGTACGGGACGTCGTGCTCGGCACCGCCTGGCTCGGCCAGAGCATGGGCGCCGAGCACGAGTGGGCCGGTGACGCGGGGGTGCGTGCCATCCTCGACGGTCTCGGCATGCCGCACCTCGGCCTCGACCAGCCGGTCGGCCCGATGTCCGGTGGCGAACGGCGCCGGGTGGCGCTCGCCGCGCTGCTCGTGCGCGACTCCGACCTGCTGATCCTCGACGAGCCCACGAACCACCTCGACGTCGGTGGCGTCGACTGGCTCGCCCGGCACCTGGTCGGTCGCAAGGGTGCCCTGGTCGTGGTCACCCACGACCGGTGGTTCCTGGACGCGGTCTGCACCACCACCTGGGAGGTCGCCGACCAGACCGTCCGCGCCTACGAGGGCGGCTTCGCCGCCTGGACCCTGGCCCGCGCCGAGCGCGAGCGTGTCGCCGCCGCCACCGAGGCCCGCCGCCAGAACCTGCTCCGTAAGGAGATCGCCTGGTTGCGCCGCGGTCCGCCGGCGCGTACCTCCAAGCCCCAGTTCCGCATCGACGCCGCGAACGCGCTGATCGCCGACGTGCCGCCGGCGCGCGACACCATGTCACTGCAACGGATGGCCACCTCCCGGCTCGGCAAGCAGGTCTACGACCTGGAGAACGTCGAGCTGCACGCCGGCCCGAAGGAGATCCTGCGGGACGTCACCTGGCTGGTCGGGCCCGGCGACCGGATCGCCATCCTCGGCGCCAACGGCGCCGGCAAGACCACGCTGCTGCGGATGCTCGCCGGCATCACCCGCCCCGACGGTGGCCGACTCGGCACCGGTTCCACAGTGCGTCCGGCGTTCCTCTCCCAGGAGCTCGCCGAGCTGCCCGGGCACCTGCGTGTGCTCGAAGCCGTCGAGGAGGTCGCCCGCCGGGTCCAGCTCGGCGACCGGGAGGTCTCCGCAGCCCAGCTCGCCGAGGTCTTCGGCTTCGACGACCGACGGCTCTGGACGCCGGTCAGCGACCTCTCGGGCGGGGAGCGCCGCCGTCTGCAGATGCTGCGGCTGCTCGCCGGGGAGCCCAATGTGCTGCTCTTCGACGAGCCCACCAACGATTTGGACACCGACACCCTGGCCGCCCTGGAGGACCTGCTCGACTCCTGGCCCGGCACGATCATCGTGGCCAGCCACGACCGCTACCTCATCGAACGGGTCACCGACACGGCGTACGGGATGTTCGGCGACGGTCGGCTGGTGCACCTGCCGGGCGGCGTGGACGAGTACCTCGCCCGGACCGCCGAGCGGGCCGGCCCCTCCCGGGCTGGCACCACCCCGGGCACCGGCCCGGCCGCCGCGCCGGGCGGCACAAGCGCGACCGGCATGTCCGCCGCCGAGGTCCGACAGGCCCGCAAGGAGTTGACCCGGTTGGAACGCCAGCTCGGCAAGCTCGACCAGCGCGAGGCGACGCTGCTCGGCCAGCTCGCCGCCGACGCCACCGACTACGCCCGGGTCGCCGAACTGGACACCCAGCTCAAGGATCTGCGCGCCGAGCGGGAGCGGATCGAGGAGACCTGGATGACGCTCGCCGAGGACCTGCCCGAGAGCTGA
- a CDS encoding 50S ribosomal protein L25/general stress protein Ctc: MSEVKISAEPRTEFGKGGARRTRRAGKVPAVLYGHGEKPKHIALPSREFAAAIRKGGANQLFAIDITDGTQVLALPKAIQRDPIKDTFEHVDLILVRRGEKVTVEVPIQLTGEAARDTLIVHDHDTLSVTADATKVPDHLEASIEGLEAGAQVSAGDVQLPAGVELAVDPELTVAAVTAAPTAEQLEATLPEVEVATEEAEAEVGEVTEGSEGADAEGEENTEARTEA; the protein is encoded by the coding sequence GTGTCCGAGGTAAAGATCAGCGCCGAGCCCCGCACCGAGTTCGGCAAGGGTGGTGCCCGTCGTACCCGCCGGGCCGGCAAGGTGCCCGCCGTGCTGTACGGCCACGGCGAGAAGCCCAAGCACATCGCGCTGCCGTCCCGGGAGTTCGCCGCGGCGATCCGCAAGGGTGGCGCCAACCAGCTCTTCGCGATCGACATCACCGACGGCACCCAGGTGCTGGCACTGCCGAAGGCGATCCAGCGTGACCCGATCAAGGACACCTTCGAGCACGTGGACCTCATCCTGGTCCGCCGGGGCGAGAAGGTCACCGTCGAGGTTCCGATCCAGCTGACCGGCGAGGCCGCGCGGGACACCCTGATCGTGCACGACCACGACACCCTCTCGGTGACCGCCGACGCCACCAAGGTGCCGGACCACCTCGAGGCGTCGATCGAGGGCCTGGAGGCGGGCGCCCAGGTGTCCGCCGGCGACGTACAGCTGCCGGCCGGCGTCGAGCTGGCCGTCGACCCGGAGCTGACGGTCGCCGCGGTGACCGCCGCGCCGACCGCCGAGCAGCTCGAGGCGACGCTGCCCGAGGTCGAGGTGGCCACCGAGGAGGCCGAGGCCGAGGTCGGCGAGGTCACCGAGGGCTCCGAGGGCGCGGACGCCGAGGGCGAGGAGAACACCGAGGCGCGTACCGAGGCCTGA
- a CDS encoding DUF4383 domain-containing protein — translation MAHTPVNHPARPIYRALGGLTGLYLVVFGALGIIASAGNEIFAQDDTKVLGQGTNLGFSLLCVLLGLLVLAGTALGRNIDVAINQWLAYALMVVSLAGLAFIRTDANFFNFTITTVVVVMAAAVVLLMVGMYGKVGTEEEAEAFQKARLVL, via the coding sequence ATGGCCCACACCCCCGTCAACCACCCCGCGCGGCCGATCTACCGGGCTCTCGGCGGGCTGACCGGTCTGTACCTGGTGGTCTTCGGTGCGCTCGGCATCATCGCGAGCGCCGGCAACGAGATCTTCGCGCAGGACGACACCAAGGTCCTCGGCCAGGGCACCAACCTCGGCTTCTCGCTGCTCTGCGTGCTGCTCGGGCTCCTCGTGCTGGCTGGCACCGCGCTCGGCCGCAACATCGACGTGGCGATCAACCAGTGGCTGGCGTACGCCCTGATGGTGGTCAGCCTGGCTGGCCTCGCGTTCATCCGGACCGACGCCAACTTCTTCAACTTCACCATCACCACAGTGGTCGTCGTGATGGCGGCGGCCGTGGTGCTGCTGATGGTCGGCATGTACGGCAAGGTCGGCACGGAGGAGGAGGCGGAGGCGTTCCAGAAGGCTCGCCTCGTGCTCTGA
- a CDS encoding inositol monophosphatase family protein, producing the protein MSSPPMIDGAFARWLAGRAGQALLDLRADLGFADAGALKSAGDKVSHDLIRTELAKWRPGDAVLSEEDEGSRLAWAAEVNAEAVSRLAADRVWIIDPLDGTREFAEEGRSDWAVHVALWARSAPSPHGLVAGAVGLPAQHRVLGTDYPPAYPPMTVEAATAGTRVLRLAASRSRPPVFLTDLAEDVGAKLVPMGSAGAKIAAVITGEVDAYIHAGGQYEWDSAAPVAVATATGLHASRIDGSALRYNEADPRLPDLLVCRRDLASRLLAALQRHSG; encoded by the coding sequence ATGAGCAGTCCTCCGATGATCGACGGCGCGTTCGCCCGGTGGTTGGCGGGCCGGGCCGGTCAGGCGCTGCTCGACCTGCGGGCGGATCTGGGTTTCGCGGACGCCGGCGCGCTGAAGTCGGCCGGGGACAAGGTGTCGCACGACCTGATCCGCACGGAGCTGGCGAAGTGGCGGCCGGGCGACGCGGTGCTCTCCGAGGAGGACGAGGGGTCGCGGCTCGCCTGGGCGGCCGAGGTGAACGCCGAGGCGGTGTCCCGGTTGGCCGCGGACCGGGTGTGGATCATCGATCCGTTGGACGGCACCCGGGAGTTCGCCGAGGAGGGCCGCTCGGACTGGGCGGTGCACGTGGCGCTCTGGGCCCGCAGCGCGCCGAGTCCGCACGGGCTCGTCGCCGGTGCGGTGGGACTGCCGGCGCAGCACCGGGTGCTGGGCACTGACTATCCGCCGGCGTACCCGCCGATGACGGTGGAGGCCGCGACGGCCGGCACGCGGGTGCTCCGGTTGGCGGCGAGCCGGAGCCGACCACCTGTGTTCCTCACCGACCTGGCCGAGGACGTGGGGGCGAAACTGGTGCCGATGGGGTCGGCCGGGGCGAAGATCGCCGCGGTGATCACCGGTGAGGTGGATGCCTACATTCACGCCGGCGGGCAGTACGAGTGGGACTCGGCGGCGCCGGTGGCTGTGGCGACGGCCACCGGACTGCATGCTTCCCGTATCGACGGTTCTGCGCTGAGATACAACGAGGCGGATCCGCGCCTGCCGGACCTGCTGGTCTGCCGCAGGGATCTCGCCAGCCGGTTGCTTGCAGCGCTGCAGAGGCATTCCGGGTAG
- a CDS encoding acyl-CoA desaturase translates to MSTALLEPNTAGPGPKPLTDGSQSPGILVALWAFVVIPFVALLVAVPVAWGGWLGWTDIAIGLVWYVVSGLGITVGFHRYFTHGSFKAKRWLRVTLAVAGSLAVQGEIIQWVADHRRHHAFSDLEGDPHSPWRFGTSLWALTRGLFHAHVGWLFRRELSNRERFAPDLLADRDIRRVDRLFPLLVAISLLGPALIGGLVTWSWQGALTAFFWAGLVRIGLLHHVTWAINSVCHVYGERPFAMRQGDRASNFWPLAILSFGESWHNLHHADPTSARHGVLRGQVDISARVIWLFEKIGAASQVRWPKPERLAAKLVKPVAPR, encoded by the coding sequence ATGTCGACCGCTCTGCTCGAACCCAACACCGCCGGGCCCGGCCCGAAACCCCTCACCGACGGCAGCCAGTCCCCCGGGATCCTGGTCGCCCTCTGGGCCTTCGTCGTGATCCCCTTCGTCGCCCTTCTGGTCGCCGTGCCGGTGGCCTGGGGCGGCTGGCTGGGCTGGACCGACATCGCCATCGGCCTGGTCTGGTACGTGGTCTCCGGGCTCGGCATCACGGTCGGCTTCCACCGCTACTTCACGCACGGCTCGTTCAAGGCCAAGCGGTGGCTGCGGGTGACGTTGGCGGTCGCGGGTTCGCTGGCGGTGCAGGGCGAGATCATCCAGTGGGTGGCCGACCACCGACGGCACCACGCCTTCTCCGACCTGGAGGGCGACCCGCACTCGCCGTGGCGCTTCGGCACCAGCCTCTGGGCACTGACCCGGGGCCTGTTCCACGCGCACGTCGGCTGGTTGTTCCGGCGCGAGCTGTCCAACCGCGAGCGGTTCGCCCCCGACCTGCTGGCCGACCGCGACATCCGCCGGGTGGACCGGCTCTTCCCGCTGCTGGTGGCCATCTCGCTGCTCGGCCCGGCGCTGATCGGCGGCCTGGTGACCTGGTCCTGGCAGGGCGCGCTCACCGCGTTCTTCTGGGCCGGGCTGGTCCGGATCGGCCTGCTGCACCACGTCACCTGGGCGATCAACTCGGTCTGCCACGTCTACGGCGAGCGTCCGTTCGCCATGCGCCAGGGCGACCGGGCGTCGAACTTCTGGCCGCTGGCGATCCTGTCGTTCGGCGAGAGCTGGCACAACCTGCACCACGCCGACCCGACCAGCGCCCGACACGGCGTGCTGCGTGGACAGGTGGACATCTCCGCCCGGGTGATCTGGCTGTTCGAGAAGATCGGCGCGGCGTCGCAGGTGCGCTGGCCGAAGCCGGAGCGTCTCGCGGCGAAGCTGGTGAAGCCGGTCGCACCCCGTTAA